DNA sequence from the Carassius carassius chromosome 6, fCarCar2.1, whole genome shotgun sequence genome:
CATTATCTGCAGTAAATTTCACTGTGGTGTAATGCCTGCATTTACTAGGCTGTCAAAGTCTGTGCTTTTCCAAAACACACAAAATCAGGCATGTGCTTCTTTTCACTCTTGAgagttgtgttttgcaaaatggTTTTCCTCAGCATAGTTTAAAACCCACCAGTCTTAACCTCAGATGGCATGCCCGAGGACCACCAACAGTCCTTCACCCATTTGTATTGCACTCGAACATGGCGAGCGCTTACTCAAACGGGCACACTTCAATCTGggaaacaaagcatgcaaacaacaataaaaagtaTACTGactttaaacttttgaacagcagtgtatgtcCTGTAGATCGCAGTCTAAACACATGTTATGCTATTTTCATACAGTGGGTAAATAATCACGTTTTGTTGCTTTACAGACTGAAATGAAGACGGacgcagtttttgttttatccaacgATAtgtactcagtgcaacttatgacatccaagtgaaagatagaACACCAACatgatagaaaaaaatatttcttattgtcTCTGTACTGAAAGCCCCTTTCTTCTGGAAACTACTAAATTGAGCAAGATGCATTCACTCACATTCGTACGATTCATCACTTTAGTTTCCTTTCCCGAACGGGGCATGTGTGTTGTTAGGTCACTTCTCCACCCAGACTATAAGCGTAAGAATAGATTAAAATagaagtgttgtgtgtgtgtgttacagtccTGATGACATTGGGACCTGCTGGTATATCCTGCTGTCTGGCTCAGTCTTTATAAAGGAATCCATGTTTCTGCCCCGCAGCAGGTATGATTGCGTTCGGTTTGCCCCATTGCATCCTCTCTGTGTCCTGTTCCGTGTTTTGTGTGATGTATGtcgttttatttcagttttggtaAGCGTTCTGCGGGTAGTTTGCGTCGTGGTTGTGAGTGTATCATCCTCGAGGCTTCTGAGATGATTGTGGTGAGTTACACAGGCCTGTATTTGTGAAGTAAGCCATGTTTCATTCAGTTAGAGGAGGATACGGTTATACACTATCTGTCTCTCTCAGGTGGACTACGTGGATGACAACGATGAGTATTTCCAAAGACAAGCATCTCATCGTCAGTCCAGGAGAAGATTCCGCAAGATAAACCAGTGCGGAGAGCGACAGACTATCATTGATACGGTCGATCATTATCCAGTCAGCAAGCCCCCTCTGCCTCCAGGACACCACTCGGTCCGTTCATacatagtaaaaccaacatgaaaaagaattatgataaaatcatgaatcattttttttttgttgccataTTTCTCATCTATTGTGAAGCgtcactgtatttttttcttcagattaaCCCATGGAATGtgtattaatatgtttttaattttctcTTACTGCAGGAATGCTCCAAATCCCAGgtaatttactttttaatactATCGAATGATAATCTTCAATGCtgctttgtgtattttttatttatttttttgatgaaacACTGTCAGCTTTTTTGTGTTAAGTAAACTATTTATAGGTTGATTCCCTCAAAAGGTGCAAAGGTTTGCACATTGTTCCCGCATAGAcacaacttttaaaaaatgtcaatGTTTTGTACTTTGTTGTCATGTAAACACCATAGTGAATGTTAAGACCAGCTGTAAACCTTAATGCATATCTCGGCTGGCTGCTTGTGATCAGAACACTACAAACACATCAAATTCAGCAGGTGGAAACTGTCTGTAAAGCATGTTACTCCGCAATCTATGGAGGTTTTGGATCAAAGCCATAGTCTTGGCAAATCTAATCTGGTAAAAGCTTCTTATCTTCTTTTCAGTCACTCTCAGTTTCTCCCTTGTGACACTTTGAGCATTTAGTCTCTttgcatgagtttttttttattatcctcTGACTTGTCATGAACCTGATCAACAGCAGGAAGGGGGGTGGGATTTTGACAGATGTATGTGGCATCCTGATTGTTCAGTGAGCTGTCAATCATTGCATGCTTGTCCTTAGTGACTGGTTTAGTATGGCAGTGGGTGTCAACCCGCCCCCCTCTTGATAATCCCATGATCTCCCATTGGGGTGTGTGTGAATGGGACAGAGGGGAAGGGTCTGATGAAACCTCCCTCTGTTAGAGTGCTGTCTGTTACTGTGCTGATGGGTAGATTACAGTAGAGAGGGATGCTGTCTCTGACAGAGAGTGCTTTGGGGAGAAAGATATTTGAAGATTTAATAGGTGCAGTTAGAGCAGTGTGCTACAGAAAGAGACTGAAGATGTTTTAGAGGTAAGCACACCGGATGGTAGGGCATTCAGTATTGCAGGCTATGAGACAGCTAGTCCGGTCTCATGGCTATGGAGTCAGGGGACAGCAGACCAGGACTGtgagtatctctctctctctctcgaaacACAAAAGCCTGTGGACTACATGCATAATTCTTTTACAACAACAGGCTAAACAAAAGCATGCATTAGTTAATTGTAAATAAACATGATGTGCATGCATTCTTTGTTTGGCTATGCATGCTTCATTTTATAAAGTATTAGGGAGGAGTTGAATTTAATGAGTGAACTGAGTTTTGGTTTGAAAAGTATTATTTTCAATATGCCATTAATAGGTGAAAATAATATCCTGAGTTGGGCAGAATAAAAATTTTAGATTGTATTGAAATTCGAATTCAAtacataaataattgtattaaattattgGATTTATGTACAATTATGTGCATAAttgtagttacatttataattaaatgtttaatgaatTCAGTTAAGTTataaattcacatacttttgtTTCTGGCTTTGTTGTGCaatctaaatttaatttaaaattgataATATATTTTTCGGAAGTTCTATTCACATTGTTAATCTTCATAATTTAGTTTCTGGTTATGttatacaattacatttttgatttgatttttactttttttaaatatgtttttgaagttgtttttttcttgttattgATATGTAATAGGTCATGTAGTCATATCAGTGGTTTGTTTAAAGGGCCGCACTATTGAGTTTCTGAGTTGCGTGAGTGTATTCTACATGTGATTTTGTTGTAGGGTCACTGTATGTAGGCCATCTGATCTAGGACATCAGTACATGAACCCATCAACTTTACTGTAGTAAGCCTCAGGGTATGCTGTACAGTAGGTTGTTGGTGTGTGTGCTCGCTGGTCTAatcattaatttagtttattcatTAATGAAAGCTTCAGTCATTATTCCATACAGTAGTTTACTTTTTGGATCTTTTTGTGGtgctgtgtgtttgtctgtatcAAGGAATTGTGGTAACTGCCGAGCCTGGAAAGGGTAGGTCTGTGCCAAACTGCTAGCAATAATActtcattttgtgtttatttttatcaaCCAATGATTGAAATGACTCGTAGATGGattattaaatctttaaaatgcCACCATTCAGctgaacttgtgtgtgtgtgtgtgtgtgtgtgggaacagATCATCCATTGCACTAAAGAATAATTGTGCTGACACTAACGCAGGGTTTAAAATTAATCCTTGGTTTCCTGATGAAATAGAAGTTGAAAAAAAGCTATGTTTGCACAAATGATCACAAGCTTGTGCCAGGGAAGAATTGTTGTATTTTtctgcatattatatatatatatatatatatatatatatatatatatatatatatataaaacaacagcGTCTTGTAATGTGACATGCAACACTCCAGATTAAACTGTAttaaacagtaattaaaaaaattattgtacaTGCACTATAATCATAATttgtacttatttgtatttttaaaaaatgtatttgtcactgcaggacaatttaaatgaactaaaaagtgtttaaaatgtgACAAGAAAATGCTgaccagttacacacacacacacacacacacaaacatacacacacacacacatatttatatattcttatttgtttatttatcccTCTTTTTATAATGGTATATGTATGTCTCTTGCAGCTTCTTACCGACATCTCAAAGCCACACCCCTCCGACAGTTGCCACTCCCATATCACTTCCAGCCAATCACATTCCAGCATCGCCAGTGATTCAGGAAGTAGCAGCCTATCAGATATTTACCAGGTGATAAGAGACGCTCCGCGAGTTTATATCAGGAAGCAATCTCCTTACACGCTCCACAACAGCAGCGCATCCTGAAAGAGATTTATTGTGAACATCTGGGACACACGCACTCGCACACATTTAAATCCTGTCCCCCGCCCTCCTCTGTGGTCCATCTGTCACCTCTCCATAACCTATTCATGTCAGTCCTCAAGCGCACATACCTTTTGATCCTCAGATCAGcattacacatgcacacacaaacatccaCCGCGTGTACAAACACAGCCAGCTCAGAGTCACAAAGTCTCTGGAAACAGAAATGCGGGTCACAAAGGCTGCAGATGTCTACGAACGTCATCATTCTGAACTCACATGTTATCTCTCACAGGCCACTGAGAGTGAATGTGGAGACATGGATCTGAGTGGGCTTCCTGAAACAGCAGTGGACacggatgaggatgatgatgatgaagacgtAGGGAGGGGATCGGACCCTCTTATGAGTCGAGATATTGTGAGAGACTGTCTGGAGAAAGATCCTATGGACCGTACAGATGATGACATTGGTACACTTGAGTTCTTTGATGTTGTTCGATGATGCTACTGtcatttttactttcatttacGCTTTcactttattttctctttctgtgTACAGAGCAGTTGCTGGAGTTTGTGCAGCAGCTTCCGGCTTTTGCCAGTCTGAGTGTTTCAGTGCGGAGGGAGCTGTGTGCCGTCATGGTGTTTGCAGTCGTGGAACGGGCCAGAACCATCGTACTCAACCACGGGGAAGAGGTGAGACGGGACCCATCACAGCAATTCATCTCTTTATTTGTGTTCAGCTGATAACTGGcacttatgtatgtgtgtgtgtgtgtgtgtgtgtgtgtgtgtgtttaagctgGACTCATGGTCAGTCATTCTGAATGGAGCAGTTGAGGTGATCTACCCAGACGGCggcagtgagagtgtgtgtatgggTGGAAGTTTTGGTGTCTCCCCTTCTATGGAGAAACAGCTGATGACTGGAGTCATGAGGACCAAAGTGGATGATTGTCAGGTGAGAGGATGATCATTACTAATCTTCAGGCTTGTCACCATAACAAATTTTTTTGTTGTGCGATATATACCCCCAGAAATAATTGCTATAATcgatattattgtcattttaaagaccactgaatataaaatcataatgTAGAAGGCCTACACACTTCCAAATGACAACAtaacataatacatttttgataatattttgaTCATGGAAATTAGATGTCCAAATATTAGATACCTTAAAAACCTTAATAAttagtaaatattaatttataatttatgtttttaacaAAGAGTGCAAAGTAACgggtagaaaaaaagaaaaatgcctaCCGACATCTCAAAGCCACACCCCTCCGACAGTTGCCACTCCCATATCACTTCCAGCCAATCACAAAAACGAACTTGTATGGAGATTTTTCCATCTACAGATTTTTCCCGGTCCTTCTTTTCTCTGTAAATAAAGGGTGCACACTAATGTTGAGAAACACAATTACTAACTTACTCAGCAGTCAGATGTCTGTATGCACGAAGGCACAGATCCCTAAACAAGACCAAATCTGCagattaaagtttatttttttcttgaagcATGTTTTTATTTGAACAAGCTCCTCACGACAACATCACATAATGAACGAGAAGCTGCAAAAGACACGGGTGCAAGTGCGATGTACAAAACAGGGTGAcataaatatttaagtaaatataaaagGGTCGGTATATTACCAAAAATTATTAAGGTCATGTATATTTATTGCGCGATAAGTCGATATATTGATTATAGCGACAGGCCTACTAATCGTCCAATAGCTCATTTGTCAATAAACCAAATCTAGATTTTCTAGTATTTTGGTTTAGAAATGCAAATCGAAAATCTCCTTTTCAATGATAATGTATCCAATAACAAGCCTTATTTCTAATGCAAATTTTGCATAAAATGATGAGACAAAAAAACGCCAGTTAACatcattatatgtgtgtgtgtgtgtgtgtgtagtttgtgtGTATTGCGCAGCAGGAATACTGCTCCATTCTGAATCAGGTTGAGCAGAACACACAGCGAGTGGAGGAGGAAGGAGAAATCGTCATGGTGAAAGAACACCGAGAACTCGACCGGACGGGGACCCGCAAGGGACACATTGTTGTTAAGGTATTACCGTCTTTTGGAAAGATCttacttgaaatttttttttttaaatccactgAATTTTGCATCTGATGTATACTTTGTTTAGGGCACTGCTGAGAGGCTGATGCAGCACTTAGTGGAGGACCATTCAGTTGTCGACCCCACATATATCGAGGACTTCCTGTTGACCTATCGTACCTTCCTGCCCAGTCCTCTGATTTTGGGACAGAGACTTCTGGACTGGTTTAATGACTCCAGTTACCGGGATAAGGTAGTGTGACTGACTTAAAACACATATAAATCTTCAGCTGGACGGGACTCAgagttcttctctctctcttttaatcaGGTGACCCGAGTTGTGTTGTTATGGGTCAACAATCACTTCAGTGACTTCGAAGGAGATCCTGATATGAGCAGTTTTTTGGAGGAGTTCCAGAGCAATCTGGAAAGAGAGGTATGAACTGCATGCACTTGTCACTTTAATGCATATACAGTTATCATATTATCATCCTTATTAACTTCCTCTATTTATCCGAACAGAAAATGACGGGTCAGTTGCGGTTACTTAACATAGCATGTGCTGCTAAAGCCAAACCCAGAGTGATTACCATAAATAGGCCTGCTCGAGAGATGCCCCTCCCCTTCACTCTCATTGGAGGAGCTGAACGAGGAACACGCCTCTTTATCAGCGGTGTGGAAGTCGGTAGCAAAGCAGAAGAGGCGGGGCTTAAACGTGGAGACCAGGTAACACCTTTCGAACCTCAGTATAAATATGAAGCATATTCtttgacaatttttttctttcttttctaatctttttgacaCTCGGGCAGATATTGGAGGTGAACGGGCAGACGTTTGAGAATGTGCAGTTGTCCAAAGCAGTAGAAATCCTCAGGAACAACACACAGCTCTGTATGAGTGTCAAAACCAACCTCCTGGGTAAGATTCCCACCAGGATACGCCTTCCAATACACACAGGCTGGGGATAAATATCTctcatttttgtattttccttTACTCGCTTCACTCCTCTCAGTTTTCAAGGAGCTGGTGGCCAGGGTGGCAGAGGAAAGGAAAAACGGCATTCCTCATCTTCCAAAGATTGGTGACGGGAAGAAAAACAGCCGTTATTCTGTAGCTGAACTTGGGGCTGATTCGGATCTAATAGGTCAAGAAAAAGTCAGCAGGAAGGTTAAAGCACATACAGTGGGCGGCCGAAACAAACTCATGAAGATTCTAGACAAGACACGCATGAGCATCCTACCTCAGAAACCTTACAGGTACACAAGCTTGAGACCCCGAAGAAGAAAAGATATCAGTAAGGATCTTGTCGTGTGTTAGTGATATGTTCATAAACAGAAGGGGGTTTTAGCATTATTTCACATCCACTCCTTTTGAATTGTCTGGTAGATTCTGGTGTAATGTTGACCTCCCGTAGAGTCATGCTGAGTCATTGTGCTTCTGTTGTGTAGTGACCTTGGGATAGGGCAGACTCAGGATGACAGCATTGTGGGATTACGGCAGAACAAACAGACTCCGCCCACTATGGCTGTTAGTGGAAATCTCTCATCCAGTAACCCTGACCTGGCTCCAGGCCAACAACGCATCATCGACTACAGTACACAACCACCAGGTAAATGCACaggatatatatatgtgttttttaaaGCTTCTTAAGCTgcaaggctgcacttatttgatcataaatacactaaaaacagtaaaattgtgaaataatattacattatatatatgtatatatatatatatatatatatatatatatatatatatatatatatatatatatatatatatatatatatatatatatatgtgtatatatatatatatatatatatatatatatatatatatatatatatatatgtgtatatatacatatatatatatatatatatatatatatatatatatatatatatatgtgtgtgtatatatatatatatatatatatatatatatatttgaatgtaatttattcctttgagtcaaagctgaattttcagcatcattactgcttCCAGCAGTCGTGCcgcttaagattttttttttaatatataaagagagagagagagaggggttttttctttattttttgaatCTGTGgtactttttcaggattttttaatgaataaaaatgagaacagcatttatttaaaatataaatatgttgtaAACTTTGGGGTCAgtgaattttctttctttttattttttttggaggaacattttttatttagcttggatgtgttaaattgataagttATAGTAAAGACTCATATTGTTAGCAAATATTTCTGTTATATTCAACACGCATACATACTATAATTACACTTAAATTTTTGAatcatttaattgtaataataattatatgtagGGGGATAATGCATGGCTAGCTGTGCATTATCTGCTTATACCATGGTCATTTGCCATCTATTAATGATGTTTGCAGCACAATATTTGACTGAATTGGTAAAAATTAAGGTTATTTTAATCAGTTACGGCTCGTTAGCTCTATAGCATACTGCCTGCTTCAAATCACAAACAAGAGATGAAATAGTGCAgtaagaatgcatttatttgaatgaattatagcatttattttcaatcatCAATTGAttgaccgagagagagagagagacagagagagagagagagatgacagttGTGGGTGTTTTACCTGCATCTGCGCATCTCTCTCTACAAACAATGAAgcttttttatttgcttaaaaaacAGGGATTTCACCACCTCATTGCTGAGTAATATAATGTGGCgactagacttgtgccggtattcggtaatgcgatatatcatggtaatgaatatgcacgatattgttatcgtgggtacttctaaataccgtgaataattatattacaaattattctgaatttggaatgcattttaagaatactgttcccatcaactggtcaaaatgcacaacaccgctgtatgctgcttgaaagactctgtgcgctctgatgtaaacaagcgtgcatgagaagcacatggaggaacacgtgagagacaaGGTGAATGAAAGcgcattcactctctgacagcagatggcgctaaactgcagaaaatgtccttaccctggaaaccccataaataaagcagctgcgctactttctgaaacatatttaaataattttaaatagtcattcagatttgtgtatttgctatgatgtacatcacagtgccaaatacttaagtattaagacttaataggttattttaatctggactataACGTGCCATAGAtatagtttgaaaatgtttagattttttattgttaattcacactttacatcagggcttcatttttaacattagttcattcattggttaacataaactgccaatgataaatttttctgaacattcattaatcttaggtattccaatatttaataacacgttgttaaaatgtaaaattgcagCTGTATTAtgtaatgagctaacatgaactatgacttgaatttttttttttaacaaagattaataacttctgtagcaaatgtagctattgtgaatgttaatggttaactaatgagattgtaaagtgatacctatgggtctttaaagtttttttgcactttaatctgtgcaaaacttttaactttatatatttttctttattgttttattttttttaaatgttcagttatttttgttattagaaaaaagttatttaacctattatattatattatactatattttgagcacttttttaaacaaaattttattaCCGTGATAATATCatttaccgtgataaaagcatgagcaattaatcacaacaggaaaatttgatactggCATATCCCTAGTGGTGACCCTATATAATGgccattttattaataaaagtgcaTGGTGTCATATCTCTGACTGTCATTAAGTGTTATGTTAGGTCAGATTTGTTACTTTCAATCGTATAAatcaaaaagcaaaaaataaatacataaataaataaataaaagtgcagGGCAGTGCTGACAACAAGCTTCTGTGTTCCTGTTTTCTGTGAGTGCACAGCGCAATCTgcaatcttctctctctctctctctctctctctctgtgctgcttTTTGTGTTCCTGCTTTCCTTCTGTTATATTTGTGCCCTTGTACTAATGATCCACAACCCTCTGCTTGCTCGCAGCACCTGGATTTACTCGTGAGTATTTGTGCTCTGCTGCGGTTCTGCTCATCTTTTTAGACACCTCTCGTCTAGTTCCACTCGTCTCTCTAGAAAGCTGTTCCTCTTCATAGACACCTGTCTTTCGTAATTGCCCGTCTAGTTTTATCTGGTTGActgattttctttctctcttttctggtGATTGTTTCAGCTCTGTATAGTATTGTTCTTGTACATAAATGAGTCATTCTTGTAAACTTGAGTCAGTGGCAGTGTTTTCACGCTGATGGCATCACCATGTGAATCAGACTTATGGGAAGTTCTCATTTTCTTGAAAGTAAAAAAGGGGTTTAAACGTGGTGTTTTTGCCAATAGACTGTGTTTTGGCAAGCCTGACTCACTCCCTGCATCAGATTAAACAAGATTTAAAGATGCGGGACTAATGCTTTATTACATTGTTTCCAGTTTATTTCAGTGGCCTGTCTGTAGATTAATATAATTTGTGCCATCTGCTAAACATGCCACTGGGCCAAGTCCTGTAGTTCAATTACCTTTGCCTTTTTCAAACTTTGATTGATGCACTACTCTTCCTGCTTtgtctttttatgtaatttaacttCGTTTATGTTGCTTCTGTTCATGCTTACCATTTCTGAAAGTAAACACTGCCTCTCATCATTTTCAATTATGCATTACAAGTTCTAAAGTAGTTGTTTAAGTATAGAGTAATACAaatatgagagtaaaaaaaaaaaagtctcttatgctcatcaaggctgcatttatttgatcacaaaaaggaaagaaaaccgtaatcttgcaaaatgttttttaaaacataaaataatagtttctatttcaatatcctttaaaatattatttatttatgtgatgcaaagctgaatttccatcagccattactcagtatgaagtgtcacatgatccttaagaaatcattataatatgctgatttattattagaattatcagtCCTGGCAACAGTTGTGCtcccagatattttttttttgaaattgcaatatttttttcaggattctttgatgaataaaactgtaaaaagaacagcatttatcatttctaataaatataaatctttgctatcactccTTAACAAttcaacacatccttgctgaataaaagtttaaattaaaaaaatagaaagaaagaataaaaatttactgaacccaaacttttgaactgtagtgtatattgttagaaaagatttatatttgaaagaaatgctcttctttttaacattttattcatcaaagaatcctgaaaaaagtatcacacgtTCCAAAAAACTATTGTAGCACAACAGTTTCAAccctgataataaatcagcatattagaatgatttctgaacaatatattttttgatcaaataaaagcagccttgatgagcagaagaaactcctgtaaaaaacattaaaaaccattCTGATCCCAAACGTTTAATTGGTAGTGTATATGTCACTGTACAACTGTACGGTTTTAGATGTACATATTTTATTACTCATTAGTGCCAGTCTGCTTGATCTGGGTCTCCGGTTAACCTCTCTGTCTTTATTATTAGGGTTCCTTTcatctcttttcattttaatgtttgaaTATCTAGAAGTTGCATGTAATCTGAGCGATGCAGGAATGTTTGGATCCTAGTTCTGATTGAGGTTTACTACTAGTATCCAGTTATTTAATGGTTTGTTTGTCTTTCCATCTATAGAATTGCAAGACCAGGTGTTGCGTGTTTTCAAGGCGGACCAGCAAAGTCGTTACTTACTGATCAATAAGGACACCACAGCAAGAGAAGCAGCCAATCAGGCAATGCGAGAGTTTGGCTTGACGGCGAGTCCTGAAGCCTATTCGCTCTGCGAGGTGTCAGTCACTCAGGAGGGAGTAATCAAACAGAGACGGCTGCCTGATCAGCTCTCTAAACTGGCCGACAGGATACAGCTGAGTGCCAGGTTTGGTCTTGAGCtcaatttaagaaattaattttttgAC
Encoded proteins:
- the LOC132142205 gene encoding rap guanine nucleotide exchange factor 2-like isoform X3, whose product is MHADRMASYVDNSFRHAIIKNPVERTQQDLQIVYSYLHGMEALSNLREHQLRLMCETVRYEQHEANEVLYYPDDIGTCWYILLSGSVFIKESMFLPRSSFGKRSAGSLRRGCECIILEASEMIVVDYVDDNDEYFQRQASHRQSRRRFRKINQCGERQTIIDTVDHYPVSKPPLPPGHHSECSKSQLLTDISKPHPSDSCHSHITSSQSHSSIASDSGSSSLSDIYQATESECGDMDLSGLPETAVDTDEDDDDEDVGRGSDPLMSRDIVRDCLEKDPMDRTDDDIEQLLEFVQQLPAFASLSVSVRRELCAVMVFAVVERARTIVLNHGEELDSWSVILNGAVEVIYPDGGSESVCMGGSFGVSPSMEKQLMTGVMRTKVDDCQFVCIAQQEYCSILNQVEQNTQRVEEEGEIVMVKEHRELDRTGTRKGHIVVKGTAERLMQHLVEDHSVVDPTYIEDFLLTYRTFLPSPLILGQRLLDWFNDSSYRDKVTRVVLLWVNNHFSDFEGDPDMSSFLEEFQSNLEREKMTGQLRLLNIACAAKAKPRVITINRPAREMPLPFTLIGGAERGTRLFISGVEVGSKAEEAGLKRGDQILEVNGQTFENVQLSKAVEILRNNTQLCMSVKTNLLVFKELVARVAEERKNGIPHLPKIGDGKKNSRYSVAELGADSDLIGQEKVSRKVKAHTVGGRNKLMKILDKTRMSILPQKPYSDLGIGQTQDDSIVGLRQNKQTPPTMAVSGNLSSSNPDLAPGQQRIIDYSTQPPAPGFTQLQDQVLRVFKADQQSRYLLINKDTTAREAANQAMREFGLTASPEAYSLCEVSVTQEGVIKQRRLPDQLSKLADRIQLSARYYLKSNMETETLCSDVEAQEMQRESVVPLLSLSSMEIANQLSARNYLRFSGIEPTDYITDLFKLRPQEPPTNLRNFEDLVNQETFWVATEVVQEANLAKRVKIIKHFIKIALHCRDCKNFNSMFAIISGFNLAPVSRLRSTWERLPGKYEKLLAELQDVFDPSRNMAKYRNLLNKHNLQPPVIPLFPVIKKDLTFLHEGNNSKVDGLVNFEKLRMIAREIRHVVRMASITMDPALLFKTRSLSQVSSSSLSDIGTMGGKRKGRRSSFLSTKKLYEVEMMSRRVRQYLDTHTHESDEDKLHKLSLQCEPANSSMLKNSGERKRVDVSPVGQRSTTPQQTNGNHGRRKSLGKELPPFGAQSPQSLHKILSLSEEGRDRHRKPPEDSRSLLSSPRTSPRSTPRKGPRLVVSDAPDKLSLLSSSSSDLIMVDDHTHAQPHTLTHPLSMRRGEPDQISLGSYSLTQDQCDRASLDAADSGRGSWTSCSSGSHDNIQSIPQRVGYYDNRSWETLSDGMGRSHMTTPTGHWGDELEGDTGTIKRRGGKDETPNTNKNAVSRREGRFREPPPTPPGYTALSLAEADSHSHAHGRRPPDYTAALQRSRFLKRSCDPPPHPSSRLPAYNHCQSPARPQPDENEQISAV
- the LOC132142205 gene encoding rap guanine nucleotide exchange factor 2-like isoform X4 gives rise to the protein MHADRMASYVDNSFRHAIIKNPVERTQQDLQIVYSYLHGMEALSNLREHQLRLMCETVRYEQHEANEVLYYPDDIGTCWYILLSGSVFIKESMFLPRSSFGKRSAGSLRRGCECIILEASEMIVVDYVDDNDEYFQRQASHRQSRRRFRKINQCGERQTIIDTVDHYPVSKPPLPPGHHSECSKSQLLTDISKPHPSDSCHSHITSSQSHSSIASDSGSSSLSDIYQATESECGDMDLSGLPETAVDTDEDDDDEDVGRGSDPLMSRDIVRDCLEKDPMDRTDDDIEQLLEFVQQLPAFASLSVSVRRELCAVMVFAVVERARTIVLNHGEELDSWSVILNGAVEVIYPDGGSESVCMGGSFGVSPSMEKQLMTGVMRTKVDDCQFVCIAQQEYCSILNQVEQNTQRVEEEGEIVMVKEHRELDRTGTRKGHIVVKGTAERLMQHLVEDHSVVDPTYIEDFLLTYRTFLPSPLILGQRLLDWFNDSSYRDKVTRVVLLWVNNHFSDFEGDPDMSSFLEEFQSNLEREKMTGQLRLLNIACAAKAKPRVITINRPAREMPLPFTLIGGAERGTRLFISGVEVGSKAEEAGLKRGDQILEVNGQTFENVQLSKAVEILRNNTQLCMSVKTNLLVFKELVARVAEERKNGIPHLPKIGDGKKNSRYSVAELGADSDLIGQEKVSRKVKAHTVGGRNKLMKILDKTRMSILPQKPYSDLGIGQTQDDSIVGLRQNKQTPPTMAVSGNLSSSNPDLAPGQQRIIDYSTQPPELQDQVLRVFKADQQSRYLLINKDTTAREAANQAMREFGLTASPEAYSLCEVSVTQEGVIKQRRLPDQLSKLADRIQLSARYYLKSNMETETLCSDVEAQEMQRESVVPLLSLSSMEIANQLSARNYLRFSGIEPTDYITDLFKLRPQEPPTNLRNFEDLVNQETFWVATEVVQEANLAKRVKIIKHFIKIALHCRDCKNFNSMFAIISGFNLAPVSRLRSTWERLPGKYEKLLAELQDVFDPSRNMAKYRNLLNKHNLQPPVIPLFPVIKKDLTFLHEGNNSKVDGLVNFEKLRMIAREIRHVVRMASITMDPALLFKTRSLSQVSSSSLSDIGTMGGKRKGRRSSFLSTKKLYEVEMMSRRVRQYLDTHTHESDEDKLHKLSLQCEPANSSMLKNSGERKRVDVSPVGQRSTTPQQTNGNHGRRKSLGKELPPFGAQSPQSLHKILSLSEEGRDRHRKPPEDSRSLLSSPRTSPRSTPRKGPRLVVSDAPDKLSLLSSSSSDLIMVDDHTHAQPHTLTHPLSMRRGEPDQISLGSYSLTQDQCDRASLDAADSGRGSWTSCSSGSHDNIQSIPQRVGYYDNRSWETLSDGMGRSHMTTPTGHWGDELEGDTGTIKRRGGKDETPNTNKNAVSRREGRFREPPPTPPGYTALSLAEADSHSHAHGRRPPDYTAALQRSRFLKRSCDPPPHPSSRLPAYNHCQSPARPQPDENEQISAV